DNA from Oryzisolibacter sp. LB2S:
TTGCGGGGAGGGCCGTGGTTGAAAGGCCTAAAATGATCCCCAAATGTGCCGGGACATCCGCATGAGGCGGCGCCGGCCGTTTCCCATTTCTGAATCTGGAGCCCCGCTTGAACAATCAGTGGTTTTCTAAAGTCGCAGTCTGGCTGGTCATCGCCATGGTGCTCTTTACGGTGTTCAAACAATTTGACACCCGTACGGGCATGGGCGCGGGGGCTGTGGGCTATTCCGAGTTCCTGGAGGACGTGCGCCAGCATCGCATCAAGAGTGCGACCATCCAGGAAGGCCCCGGGGGCAGTACCGAGATCCTGGCCATCACCAACGATGACCGCCGCATCCGCACCACGGCCACCTATCTGGATCGGGGCCTGATCGGCGACCTGATCAACTACAACGTCAAGTTCGACGTCAAGCCCCGCGAGGAGGGGTCGCTCCTCATGACGCTCCTGGTCAGCTGGGGGCCCATGCTGCTGCTCATCGGCGTCTGGGTGTACTTCATGCGCCAGATGCAGGGTGGCGGCAAGGGCGGCGCGTTCAGCTTTGGCAAGTCCAAGGCGCGCATGCTCGACGAGAACAACAACACCGTCACCTTTGCCGACGTGGCCGGCTGCGACGAGGCCAAGGAAGAGGTCAAGGAGGTGGTGGACTTCCTCAAGGATCCGCAGAAGTTCCAGAAGCTCGGCGGCCGCATCCCGCGCGGCCTGCTGCTGGTCGGCCCGCCCGGCACCGGCAAGACGCTGCTGGCCAAGTCCATCGCCGGCGAGGCCAAGGTGCCGTTCTTTTCCATCTCGGGCTCGGACTTCGTCGAGATGTTCGTCGGCGTCGGTGCCGCGCGCGTGCGCGACATGTTCGAGAACGCCAAGAAGAACGCGCCCTGCATCATCTTCATCGACGAGATCGACGCCGTGGGTCGCCAGCGTGGCGCGGGCCTGGGTGGCGGTAACGACGAGCGCGAGCAGACGCTCAACCAGATGCTGGTCGAGATGGACGGCTTCGAGACCAACCTCGGCGTGATCGTCGTCGCGGCCACCAACAGGCCGGATATTCTGGACCAGGCGCTGCTGCGCCCGGGGCGCTTCGACCGTCAGGTCTATGTGACGCTGCCCGACATCCGCGGCCGCGAACAGATCCTGAACGTGCACATGCGCAAGATCCCC
Protein-coding regions in this window:
- the ftsH gene encoding ATP-dependent zinc metalloprotease FtsH; the protein is MNNQWFSKVAVWLVIAMVLFTVFKQFDTRTGMGAGAVGYSEFLEDVRQHRIKSATIQEGPGGSTEILAITNDDRRIRTTATYLDRGLIGDLINYNVKFDVKPREEGSLLMTLLVSWGPMLLLIGVWVYFMRQMQGGGKGGAFSFGKSKARMLDENNNTVTFADVAGCDEAKEEVKEVVDFLKDPQKFQKLGGRIPRGLLLVGPPGTGKTLLAKSIAGEAKVPFFSISGSDFVEMFVGVGAARVRDMFENAKKNAPCIIFIDEIDAVGRQRGAGLGGGNDEREQTLNQMLVEMDGFETNLGVIVVAATNRPDILDQALLRPGRFDRQVYVTLPDIRGREQILNVHMRKIPVGQDVNPAVIARGTPGMSGADLANLCNEAALMAARRNARTVEMQDFEKAKDKIIMGPERKSMVMPEEERRNTAYHEAGHALIGKLLPKCDPVHKVTIIPRGRALGVTMSLPEKDRYSYDKEYMLNQIAMLFGGRIAEEVFMHQMTTGASNDFERATNLARDMVMKYGMSEALGPMVYAENEGEVFLGRSVTKTTNISEETMQKVDAEVRRIIDEQYALARKLIEDNQDKMHAMAKAMLDWETIDAEQLDDIMAGKEPRPPKDWTPRTPPSGGGGADGGTPAVKPDPSPSAA